A genomic stretch from Myxocyprinus asiaticus isolate MX2 ecotype Aquarium Trade chromosome 24, UBuf_Myxa_2, whole genome shotgun sequence includes:
- the LOC127414708 gene encoding cryptochrome-1-like isoform X1, with protein MAPNSIHWFRKGLRLHDNPALQEAVHGADTVRCVYFLDPWFAGSSNLGVNRWRFLLQCLDDLDSNLRKLNSRLFVIRGQPANVFPRLFKEWNISRLTFEYDSEPFGKERDAAIKKLAMEAGVEVIVKTSHTLYNLDKIIELNVGQPPLTYKRFQTLISRMDPPEMPVETLSNTIMGCCVTPVSEDHGDKYGVPSLEELGFDIEGLPSAVWPGGETEALTRIERHLERKAWVANFERPRMNANSLLASPTGLSPYLRFGCLSCRLFYFKLTDLYRKVKKTSTPPLSLYGQLLWREFFYTAATNNPCFDKMEGNPICVRIPWDKNPEALAKWAEAKTGFPWIDAIMTQLRQEGWIHHLARHAVACFLTRGDLWISWEEGMKVFEELLLDADWGVNAGSWMWLSCSSFFQQFFHCYCPVGFGRRTDPNGDFIRRYLPVLRGFPAKYIYDPWNAPDFVQATAKCIIGVHYPKPMVNHAETSRLNIERMKQIYQTLSRYRGLGLLASVPSTHNGNGMAYSPGEQQPGNNTLVAPAVSGSSVASGNRNGSILLNFDSEEHQGPSGIRQQQEQQLGYHNMPDSGNNIARNNRLYQCNMSHDMAVHQHSGHLLHTGGSVMGKRERETDQDTEGEDNALSTSHKLQRLNVEVTSAHATSGNQSSMVRGIFTIK; from the exons ATTTCTCCTGCAGTGCCTGGATGATCTTGATTCCAATCTACGAAAACTCAATTCCCGCCTTTTTGTCATCCGAGGACAACCAGCCAATGTTTTTCCACGCCTTTTCAAG GAGTGGAATATATCCAGGTTGACCTTTGAGTATGACTCTGAACCATTTGGGAAGGAGAGGGATGCAGCTATTAAGAAGCTTGCTATGGAGGCTGGGGTTGAAGTCATCGTCAAGACTTCACACACCCTTTATAACCTTGATAA GATCATTGAACTGAATGTTGGTCAGCCTCCCCTCACCTACAAACGTTTCCAGACTCTAATCAGCCGAATGGACCCACCAGAGATGCCAGTGGAAACCCTCTCCAATACCATCATGGGCTGCTGTGTCACACCTGTCTCTGAAGACCATGGGGACAAATATGGTGTGCCCTCCCTGGAGGAACTAG GATTTGACATTGAGGGACTGCCTTCTGCTGTCTGGCCAGGTGGTGAAACTGAGGCATTAACGAGGATTGAGAGGCATCTGGAAAGAAAG GCTTGGGTTGCAAATTTTGAAAGACCCAGAATGAATGCCAACTCTTTGCTGGCCAGTCCGACTGGCCTGAGTCCCTACCTCCGTTTTGGCTGCCTCTCCTGCCGCCTCTTCTATTTCAAACTCACAGACCTCTACAGGAag GTAAAGAAAACCAGcactcctcctctctctctctacgGTCAGCTGCTGTGGAGGGAGTTTTTCTACACTGCTGCTACCAACAACCCATGCTTTGACAAGATGGAAGGCAACCCAATCTGTGTGCGTATCCCCTGGGACAAGAACCCAGAGGCCTTGGCCAAGTGGGCTGAAGCCAAGACTGGTTTCCCCTGGATTGATGCCATAATGACCCAGCTGAGGCAGGAGGGCTGGATCCACCACCTGGCCCGTCACGCTGTGGCTTGTTTCCTCACTCGAGGAGACCTGTGGATCAGCTGGGAAGAGGGCATGAAG GTGTTTGAGGAGCTTCTATTGGATGCAGACTGGGGTGTGAATGCGGGCAGCTGGATGTGGCTCTCCTGTAGCTCTTTCTTTCAACAGTTTTTTCATTGCTACTGTCCAGTGGGTTTCGGCAGGCGCACTGACCCTAATGGCGATTTCATTAG ACGATATTTACCTGTTCTCCGAGGTTTCCCTGCCAAGTATATCTACGACCCGTGGAACGCCCCAGACTTTGTGCAGGCCACTGCCAAGTGCATCATTGGAGTCCACTACCCCAAACCCATGGTCAACCATGCAGAAACGAGCCGCCTCAACATCGAGAGGATGAAGCAGATCTATCAGACACTTTCGCGCTACAGAGGACTTG GACTTTTGGCCTCCGTACCATCCACACACAACGGGAATGGAATGGCATACTCCCCAGGGGAACAGCAGCCTGGGAACAACACACTAG TAGCACCGGCAGTATCAGGCAGTTCTGTTGCTAGTGGTAACCGGAATGGAAGTATTCTGCTGAACTTTGACAGTGAAGAGCACCAGGGACCAAGTGGAATTAGGCAACAACAAGAGCAACAATTAG GTTACCACAACATGCCTGACTCTGGGAACAACATTGCAAGAAACAATCGACTTTACCAGTGTAATATGTCACATGACATGGCAGTACACCAACATTCAG GACACCTGCTGCACACAGGAGGAAGTGTgatggggaagagagagagagaaacagatcaagataCTGAAGGTGAGGATAACGCCCTCTCCACTTCTCACAAGCTACAGCGACTCAATGTAGAGGTCACTTCAGCTCATGCTACCAGCGGGAACCAGTCGAGTATG GTTAGGGGTATATTTACCATCAAATGA
- the LOC127414708 gene encoding cryptochrome-1-like isoform X2: MAPNSIHWFRKGLRLHDNPALQEAVHGADTVRCVYFLDPWFAGSSNLGVNRWRFLLQCLDDLDSNLRKLNSRLFVIRGQPANVFPRLFKEWNISRLTFEYDSEPFGKERDAAIKKLAMEAGVEVIVKTSHTLYNLDKIIELNVGQPPLTYKRFQTLISRMDPPEMPVETLSNTIMGCCVTPVSEDHGDKYGVPSLEELGFDIEGLPSAVWPGGETEALTRIERHLERKAWVANFERPRMNANSLLASPTGLSPYLRFGCLSCRLFYFKLTDLYRKVKKTSTPPLSLYGQLLWREFFYTAATNNPCFDKMEGNPICVRIPWDKNPEALAKWAEAKTGFPWIDAIMTQLRQEGWIHHLARHAVACFLTRGDLWISWEEGMKVFEELLLDADWGVNAGSWMWLSCSSFFQQFFHCYCPVGFGRRTDPNGDFIRRYLPVLRGFPAKYIYDPWNAPDFVQATAKCIIGVHYPKPMVNHAETSRLNIERMKQIYQTLSRYRGLGLLASVPSTHNGNGMAYSPGEQQPGNNTLVAPAVSGSSVASGNRNGSILLNFDSEEHQGPSGIRQQQEQQLGYHNMPDSGNNIARNNRLYQCNMSHDMAVHQHSGHLLHTGGSVMGKRERETDQDTEGEDNALSTSHKLQRLNVEVTSAHATSGNQSSMKS; encoded by the exons ATTTCTCCTGCAGTGCCTGGATGATCTTGATTCCAATCTACGAAAACTCAATTCCCGCCTTTTTGTCATCCGAGGACAACCAGCCAATGTTTTTCCACGCCTTTTCAAG GAGTGGAATATATCCAGGTTGACCTTTGAGTATGACTCTGAACCATTTGGGAAGGAGAGGGATGCAGCTATTAAGAAGCTTGCTATGGAGGCTGGGGTTGAAGTCATCGTCAAGACTTCACACACCCTTTATAACCTTGATAA GATCATTGAACTGAATGTTGGTCAGCCTCCCCTCACCTACAAACGTTTCCAGACTCTAATCAGCCGAATGGACCCACCAGAGATGCCAGTGGAAACCCTCTCCAATACCATCATGGGCTGCTGTGTCACACCTGTCTCTGAAGACCATGGGGACAAATATGGTGTGCCCTCCCTGGAGGAACTAG GATTTGACATTGAGGGACTGCCTTCTGCTGTCTGGCCAGGTGGTGAAACTGAGGCATTAACGAGGATTGAGAGGCATCTGGAAAGAAAG GCTTGGGTTGCAAATTTTGAAAGACCCAGAATGAATGCCAACTCTTTGCTGGCCAGTCCGACTGGCCTGAGTCCCTACCTCCGTTTTGGCTGCCTCTCCTGCCGCCTCTTCTATTTCAAACTCACAGACCTCTACAGGAag GTAAAGAAAACCAGcactcctcctctctctctctacgGTCAGCTGCTGTGGAGGGAGTTTTTCTACACTGCTGCTACCAACAACCCATGCTTTGACAAGATGGAAGGCAACCCAATCTGTGTGCGTATCCCCTGGGACAAGAACCCAGAGGCCTTGGCCAAGTGGGCTGAAGCCAAGACTGGTTTCCCCTGGATTGATGCCATAATGACCCAGCTGAGGCAGGAGGGCTGGATCCACCACCTGGCCCGTCACGCTGTGGCTTGTTTCCTCACTCGAGGAGACCTGTGGATCAGCTGGGAAGAGGGCATGAAG GTGTTTGAGGAGCTTCTATTGGATGCAGACTGGGGTGTGAATGCGGGCAGCTGGATGTGGCTCTCCTGTAGCTCTTTCTTTCAACAGTTTTTTCATTGCTACTGTCCAGTGGGTTTCGGCAGGCGCACTGACCCTAATGGCGATTTCATTAG ACGATATTTACCTGTTCTCCGAGGTTTCCCTGCCAAGTATATCTACGACCCGTGGAACGCCCCAGACTTTGTGCAGGCCACTGCCAAGTGCATCATTGGAGTCCACTACCCCAAACCCATGGTCAACCATGCAGAAACGAGCCGCCTCAACATCGAGAGGATGAAGCAGATCTATCAGACACTTTCGCGCTACAGAGGACTTG GACTTTTGGCCTCCGTACCATCCACACACAACGGGAATGGAATGGCATACTCCCCAGGGGAACAGCAGCCTGGGAACAACACACTAG TAGCACCGGCAGTATCAGGCAGTTCTGTTGCTAGTGGTAACCGGAATGGAAGTATTCTGCTGAACTTTGACAGTGAAGAGCACCAGGGACCAAGTGGAATTAGGCAACAACAAGAGCAACAATTAG GTTACCACAACATGCCTGACTCTGGGAACAACATTGCAAGAAACAATCGACTTTACCAGTGTAATATGTCACATGACATGGCAGTACACCAACATTCAG GACACCTGCTGCACACAGGAGGAAGTGTgatggggaagagagagagagaaacagatcaagataCTGAAGGTGAGGATAACGCCCTCTCCACTTCTCACAAGCTACAGCGACTCAATGTAGAGGTCACTTCAGCTCATGCTACCAGCGGGAACCAGTCGAGTATG aaGAGTTAA